Proteins encoded within one genomic window of Betaproteobacteria bacterium:
- the rplK gene encoding 50S ribosomal protein L11 has product MAKKIVGFVKLQVPAGKANPSPPIGPALGQRGLNIMEFCKAFNAQTQGVEPGLPLPVVITAFADKSFTFIIKTPPTSVLIRKAAKIEKGSSTPHTDKVGRLTRAQVEQIAKQKTPDLTAASLEAAMRTVAGSARSMGVEVEGF; this is encoded by the coding sequence GTGGCCAAGAAAATTGTCGGTTTCGTCAAGCTGCAGGTACCTGCAGGCAAGGCCAACCCGAGTCCGCCCATCGGTCCGGCACTCGGCCAGCGTGGCCTGAACATCATGGAATTCTGCAAGGCATTCAACGCTCAGACGCAGGGCGTCGAGCCCGGTCTGCCGCTGCCGGTAGTGATCACGGCCTTCGCGGACAAGAGTTTCACCTTCATCATCAAGACCCCGCCCACCTCGGTGCTGATCCGCAAGGCGGCCAAGATCGAGAAAGGCAGCTCGACGCCGCACACCGATAAAGTGGGCCGGCTGACCCGTGCGCAGGTCGAGCAGATCGCGAAGCAGAAGACGCCCGATTTGACGGCGGCCAGCCTGGAAGCGGCCATGCGCACCGTAGCTGGCAGTGCCCGCAGCATGGGCGTAGAAGTGGAGGGGTTCTGA
- the nusG gene encoding transcription termination/antitermination protein NusG yields the protein MSKKWYVVHAYSGFEKSVQRALIERIARAGMEDKFGQILVPVEEVVEMKGGQKNISERKFFPGYVLVEMEMSDETWHLVKNTAKVTGFVGGAPGRRPPPISEKEVQAILHQIQEGVEKPKPKVLFETGEAVRVKEGPFTDFHGSVEEVNYDKNKLRVSVSIFGRATPVELDFSQVEKA from the coding sequence ATGTCGAAGAAATGGTACGTGGTACACGCCTATTCGGGCTTCGAAAAAAGCGTTCAGCGTGCGCTGATCGAGCGCATCGCCCGAGCCGGGATGGAAGACAAGTTCGGTCAGATTCTGGTCCCGGTCGAGGAAGTCGTGGAGATGAAGGGTGGCCAGAAGAATATAAGCGAGCGCAAATTCTTCCCCGGTTATGTGCTGGTGGAAATGGAAATGTCGGACGAAACTTGGCATCTGGTCAAGAACACTGCCAAGGTGACCGGTTTTGTCGGCGGCGCGCCAGGGCGACGTCCGCCCCCGATCAGCGAAAAAGAAGTTCAGGCGATCTTGCATCAGATTCAGGAGGGCGTGGAAAAGCCCAAACCAAAGGTCTTGTTCGAAACGGGAGAGGCGGTTCGCGTAAAGGAGGGTCCGTTCACGGATTTTCACGGTTCCGTCGAGGAAGTGAACTACGACAAGAACAAGTTGCGGGTATCGGTATCCATCTTCGGGCGCGCCACGCCCGTAGAACTGGACTTCAGCCAAGTCGAGAAGGCTTGA